Proteins encoded in a region of the Streptomyces sp. NBC_00258 genome:
- a CDS encoding sensor histidine kinase: MTAPSDPVPAPRPDERQFLQALASDPEQRVIVSVVSRLASWRRADQTRPWVRRWGVPVFCFAVGSDAYSNPHNVGDPQLPIILAFCIPLLWRERRPMLVFALTTAVSVVSLPLGVLTGAEFARVVALFNVGRHCTPRQLAVATGVTLVQLVAWAYFFWRGQQLEYVTRPEPVTLMVMVAVVAFAALGLLLRLAYAYIDALKKQRDQQARLATAQERARVSREMHDILGHTLAVIVGLADGAAGLTETKPERGAQALRIISASGRDALAELRRLLAIISDEREGQGRSHHVPLDPQPGLADLDALLDRVRAAGPTVALYTHGDLTSLAPGLQLSAYRIIQEALTNTVKYAASDTSVHVSVAADPGIVRIIVEDTGPPRAHARRGGTGSGRGLVGMRERATLYRGEVTAGPNREGGWTVHALLMPNSPANSVEKPPV, from the coding sequence GTGACTGCACCGAGTGATCCCGTTCCCGCCCCACGCCCGGACGAGCGCCAGTTCCTTCAGGCCCTGGCGAGCGATCCCGAGCAGCGGGTGATCGTCTCGGTCGTCTCCCGGCTCGCCTCGTGGCGGCGGGCCGACCAGACCCGTCCCTGGGTCCGGCGGTGGGGGGTCCCGGTGTTCTGCTTCGCGGTCGGCAGCGACGCCTACTCCAATCCCCACAACGTCGGCGACCCCCAGCTGCCGATCATCCTCGCCTTCTGCATCCCGCTGCTGTGGCGGGAACGACGCCCCATGCTGGTCTTCGCCCTCACCACGGCCGTTTCCGTCGTGTCTCTTCCTCTGGGTGTGCTGACCGGCGCCGAATTCGCCCGGGTGGTCGCCCTCTTCAATGTCGGCCGTCACTGCACGCCACGCCAACTGGCGGTCGCCACCGGCGTCACCCTCGTACAACTCGTCGCATGGGCCTACTTCTTCTGGCGCGGCCAGCAGCTGGAGTACGTCACGCGTCCTGAGCCCGTGACGCTGATGGTGATGGTCGCCGTAGTGGCGTTCGCGGCACTGGGCCTGCTCCTGCGGCTGGCCTACGCCTACATCGACGCCCTGAAGAAGCAACGCGACCAACAGGCCCGTCTCGCCACCGCGCAGGAACGCGCCCGCGTCTCCCGCGAGATGCACGACATCCTCGGCCACACCCTCGCCGTCATCGTCGGCCTCGCCGACGGCGCCGCCGGCCTCACCGAGACCAAGCCGGAACGCGGCGCCCAGGCGCTGCGCATCATCAGCGCCAGCGGCCGCGACGCCCTGGCCGAACTGCGCCGCCTGCTCGCCATCATCAGCGACGAGCGCGAAGGTCAGGGCCGGTCGCACCACGTTCCGCTCGATCCGCAGCCCGGCCTCGCCGACCTCGACGCCCTGCTCGACCGGGTCCGTGCCGCCGGTCCCACCGTCGCCCTGTACACGCACGGCGACCTCACCAGCCTGGCCCCCGGTCTCCAGCTGTCCGCCTACCGCATCATCCAGGAAGCCCTGACCAACACCGTCAAGTACGCCGCCTCCGACACCTCGGTCCACGTCTCCGTCGCCGCCGACCCCGGCATCGTACGCATCATCGTGGAGGACACCGGCCCGCCGCGCGCCCACGCACGCCGGGGCGGGACGGGCAGCGGTCGGGGCCTGGTCGGTATGCGCGAGCGCGCCACCCTGTACCGGGGCGAGGTCACCGCCGGCCCCAACCGTGAGGGCGGCTGGACCGTCCACGCCCTCCTGATGCCCAACTCGCCTGCCAACTCCGTGGAGAAGCCCCCCGTTTGA